One region of Primulina tabacum isolate GXHZ01 chromosome 17, ASM2559414v2, whole genome shotgun sequence genomic DNA includes:
- the LOC142531631 gene encoding uncharacterized protein LOC142531631: protein MVSKNLDSKNSHKEVQAQKKVGFQDGDDLHIDFSSQEMETKMEACEKKSAYWVEEMRPEEEGKMKENGILEDFVGGCNRNNMAPVDEVCSICFDKFNIPCRTNCGHWFCAGCIMQFWMYRSSIQQCKCPLCCCIINNLAPEMLHNILVTDDVLEELRKVRQYNGLSTGGMQGLFQKVLALPLLMSKIFRILIAPNGVRCISTYYVFLGKSTMLFKIS, encoded by the exons ATGGTAAGTAAAAATCTTGACTCCAAAAACTCGCACAAGGAAGTTCAGGCACAGAAGAAAGTGGGATTTCAAGACGGGGATGATCTTCATATAGATTTCTCTTCCCAAGAAATGGAAACAAAAATGGAGGCATGTGAAAAAAAATCTGCCTATTGGGTGGAGGAAATGAGGCCCGAGGAAGAAGGGAAGATGAAAGAAAATGGAATTTTAGAGGATTTTGTTGGAGGTTGCAACAGAAATAATATGGCTCCAGTTGATGAAGTTTGCTCCATCTGTTTCGATAAATTCAACATCCCATGTAGAACAAATTGCGGTCACTGGTTTTGTG CTGGCTGTATCATGCAATTTTGGATGTACAGATCGTCTATTCAACAGTGTAAATGCCCCTTATGTTGTTGCATAATAAACAACCTGGCACCAGAGATGTTGCATAACATTCTTGTTACAGATGATGTTCTTGAGGAACTTAGAAAAGTTCGGCAGTATAATGGCCTCTCCACTGGTGGAATGCAAGGCCTTTTCCAG AAAGTATTAGCTTTACCGCTGCTTATGAGCAAAATATTCAGAATATTGATAGCTCCCAATGGCGTGAGATGCATTTCTACGTACTACGTCTTCTTGGG GAAATCTACAATGTTGTTCAAAATTAGCTGA
- the LOC142531630 gene encoding serine hydroxymethyltransferase 6-like isoform X2, translated as MDSTLLPTTTKGLSLGFSSNGSKVVESDRGSKIADDSILFQIEPRVTDPLHPVPSVPLQLMDQETANHHHDLDINSNESKDRRTDEGEKDAEEFRILGHSMCLKRRRDCDSGSSVPSSFTKVFIVSSPDMESRRKMVKAWGNQRLQDADPDVFGIMEKEKQRQYRGIELIASDNFVCKAVMEALGSHLTNKYSEGMPGARYYGGNQCIDEIETLCRERALYAFGLDSENWGVNVQPYSCTSANFAVFTGLLSPGDRIMGLDTPSGGNTSHGYYLPNGRKVSGASIFFESLPYKVNPQTGYIDYEKLEEKALDFRPKILICGGSSYPREWDYARFKQIADKCGAVLLCDMAQISGLIASKECASPFEYCDIVTSTTHKSLRGPRGGIIFYRKGPKQRKRGMLLNHGDGSDRYDFEEKINFAVFPALQGGPHNNHIAALAIALKQVATPEYKMYMLQVKKNAQALAAALSKRNCRLVTGGTDNHLLLWDLRNFGLTGKIFENVCESCHITLNKVTIFDDNGNITPGGVRIGTPAMTSRGCLEADFETMAEYLITAAQIASSVYREHGKLPKHFLKGLGNNKELIELRARVENFASQFAMPGFDE; from the exons ATGGATTCAACCTTGCTGCCAACCACGACCAAGGGGCTTTCTCTAGGGTTTTCATCAAATGGGTCGAAGGTGGTTGAAAGTGATCGGGGTTCGAAAATCGCCGACGATTCGATTTTGTTCCAGATCGAACCGAGAGTTACCGACCCTTTACATCCCGTGCCCTCGGTTCCACTCCAACTGATGGACCAGGAGACGGCGAACCATCATCATGATTTGGATATTAATTCCAATGAAAGTAAAGATAGACGGACTGATGAAGGAGAAAAGGATGCAGAGGAGTTTCGGATTTTGGGCCATTCTATGTGTTTGAAGCGAAGACGCGACTGCGATTCCGGTTCTTCGGTTCCATCTTCCTTCACAAAGGTATTTATAGTTTCTTCTCCAGATATGGAATCGCGTAGGAAGATGGTCAAAGCGTGGGGAAATCAGAGATTGCAAGATGCAGACCCTGATGTTTTTGGAATCATGGAAAAGGAGAAGCAAAGGCAGTATAGAGGGATCGAATTGATTGCTTCGGATAATTTTGTGTGTAAAGCAGTAATGGAGGCATTGGGAAGCCATTTAACTAATAAATATTCAGAGGGGATGCCAGGGGCTCGATACTATGGTGGAAATCAGTGCATCGATGAGATTGAAACACTTTGTCGCGAGCGTGCTTTGTATGCTTTTGGGCTTGATTCTGAAAATTGGGGTGTGAATGTGCAGCCTTATTCGTGTACATCAGCAAATTTTGCAGTTTTTACGGGTCTTTTGTCACCTGGTGATAGGATAATGGGGTTGGACACTCCATCCGGAGGTAACACAAGCCATGGATATTATTTACCAAATGGGAGAAAGGTCTCAGGGGCGTCTATATTTTTTGAGAGCTTGCCATACAAGGTTAATCCCCAAACAGGGTATATAGATTACGAAAAGCTCGAGGAGAAGGCACTTGATTTTCGCCCAAAGATATTGATTTGTGGTGGGAGTTCATATCCTCGGGAGTGGGATTATGCAAGGTTTAAACAAATTGCAGATAAATGTGGTGCAGTTTTGTTGTGTGATATGGCTCAGATTAGCGGTCTTATTGCTTCTAAG GAATGTGCAAGTCCTTTTGAATATTGTGATATTGTCACCTCAACTACCCATAAAAGTCTCCGTGGCCCTAGGGGAGGGATTATTTTTTATAGGAAGGGGCCAAAGCAAAGGAAGAGAGGGATGCTTTTAAATCATGGTGATGGTAGTGATAGATATGATTTTGAAGAAAAGATAAACTTTGCTGTTTTCCCAGCACTGCAAGGTGGACCACACAATAATCACATTGCTGCACTTGCAATAGCATTGAAACAAGTGGCTACGCCTGAATACAAGATGTATATGCTACAAGTCAAGAAAAATGCTCAGGCTTTGGCCGCAGCTTTATCGAAGAGAAACTGTAGGCTTGTCACTGGAGGCACAGATAATCATTTGTTGCTTTGGGATCTGAGAAATTTTGGATTGACAG GGAAAATTTTTGAGAATGTGTGCGAGTCGTGTCACATTACACTCAATAAAGTAACCATTTTTGATGACAATGGCAACATTACCCCCGGAGGTGTAAGAATCG GTACTCCTGCAATGACATCAAGAGGCTGTCTCGAGGCTGATTTTGAGACAATGGCTGAATATCTCATAACTGCTGCACAGATTGCTAGTTCAGTGTATAGGGAACACGGGAAACTACCGAAACATTTTCTGAAGGGTCTTGGGAACAACAAAGAGTTAATCGAGCTTCGAGCAAGAGTCGAAAATTTTGCCTCCCAGTTTGCAATGCCAGGCTTTGATGAATAA
- the LOC142531630 gene encoding serine hydroxymethyltransferase 6-like isoform X1 — MDSTLLPTTTKGLSLGFSSNGSKVVESDRGSKIADDSILFQIEPRVTDPLHPVPSVPLQLMDQETANHHHDLDINSNESKDRRTDEGEKDAEEFRILGHSMCLKRRRDCDSGSSVPSSFTKVFIVSSPDMESRRKMVKAWGNQRLQDADPDVFGIMEKEKQRQYRGIELIASDNFVCKAVMEALGSHLTNKYSEGMPGARYYGGNQCIDEIETLCRERALYAFGLDSENWGVNVQPYSCTSANFAVFTGLLSPGDRIMGLDTPSGGNTSHGYYLPNGRKVSGASIFFESLPYKVNPQTGYIDYEKLEEKALDFRPKILICGGSSYPREWDYARFKQIADKCGAVLLCDMAQISGLIASKVNCFMIFMAQISGLIASKECASPFEYCDIVTSTTHKSLRGPRGGIIFYRKGPKQRKRGMLLNHGDGSDRYDFEEKINFAVFPALQGGPHNNHIAALAIALKQVATPEYKMYMLQVKKNAQALAAALSKRNCRLVTGGTDNHLLLWDLRNFGLTGKIFENVCESCHITLNKVTIFDDNGNITPGGVRIGTPAMTSRGCLEADFETMAEYLITAAQIASSVYREHGKLPKHFLKGLGNNKELIELRARVENFASQFAMPGFDE; from the exons ATGGATTCAACCTTGCTGCCAACCACGACCAAGGGGCTTTCTCTAGGGTTTTCATCAAATGGGTCGAAGGTGGTTGAAAGTGATCGGGGTTCGAAAATCGCCGACGATTCGATTTTGTTCCAGATCGAACCGAGAGTTACCGACCCTTTACATCCCGTGCCCTCGGTTCCACTCCAACTGATGGACCAGGAGACGGCGAACCATCATCATGATTTGGATATTAATTCCAATGAAAGTAAAGATAGACGGACTGATGAAGGAGAAAAGGATGCAGAGGAGTTTCGGATTTTGGGCCATTCTATGTGTTTGAAGCGAAGACGCGACTGCGATTCCGGTTCTTCGGTTCCATCTTCCTTCACAAAGGTATTTATAGTTTCTTCTCCAGATATGGAATCGCGTAGGAAGATGGTCAAAGCGTGGGGAAATCAGAGATTGCAAGATGCAGACCCTGATGTTTTTGGAATCATGGAAAAGGAGAAGCAAAGGCAGTATAGAGGGATCGAATTGATTGCTTCGGATAATTTTGTGTGTAAAGCAGTAATGGAGGCATTGGGAAGCCATTTAACTAATAAATATTCAGAGGGGATGCCAGGGGCTCGATACTATGGTGGAAATCAGTGCATCGATGAGATTGAAACACTTTGTCGCGAGCGTGCTTTGTATGCTTTTGGGCTTGATTCTGAAAATTGGGGTGTGAATGTGCAGCCTTATTCGTGTACATCAGCAAATTTTGCAGTTTTTACGGGTCTTTTGTCACCTGGTGATAGGATAATGGGGTTGGACACTCCATCCGGAGGTAACACAAGCCATGGATATTATTTACCAAATGGGAGAAAGGTCTCAGGGGCGTCTATATTTTTTGAGAGCTTGCCATACAAGGTTAATCCCCAAACAGGGTATATAGATTACGAAAAGCTCGAGGAGAAGGCACTTGATTTTCGCCCAAAGATATTGATTTGTGGTGGGAGTTCATATCCTCGGGAGTGGGATTATGCAAGGTTTAAACAAATTGCAGATAAATGTGGTGCAGTTTTGTTGTGTGATATGGCTCAGATTAGCGGTCTTATTGCTTCTAAGGTGAattgttttatgatttttatggcTCAGATTAGCGGTCTTATTGCTTCTAAG GAATGTGCAAGTCCTTTTGAATATTGTGATATTGTCACCTCAACTACCCATAAAAGTCTCCGTGGCCCTAGGGGAGGGATTATTTTTTATAGGAAGGGGCCAAAGCAAAGGAAGAGAGGGATGCTTTTAAATCATGGTGATGGTAGTGATAGATATGATTTTGAAGAAAAGATAAACTTTGCTGTTTTCCCAGCACTGCAAGGTGGACCACACAATAATCACATTGCTGCACTTGCAATAGCATTGAAACAAGTGGCTACGCCTGAATACAAGATGTATATGCTACAAGTCAAGAAAAATGCTCAGGCTTTGGCCGCAGCTTTATCGAAGAGAAACTGTAGGCTTGTCACTGGAGGCACAGATAATCATTTGTTGCTTTGGGATCTGAGAAATTTTGGATTGACAG GGAAAATTTTTGAGAATGTGTGCGAGTCGTGTCACATTACACTCAATAAAGTAACCATTTTTGATGACAATGGCAACATTACCCCCGGAGGTGTAAGAATCG GTACTCCTGCAATGACATCAAGAGGCTGTCTCGAGGCTGATTTTGAGACAATGGCTGAATATCTCATAACTGCTGCACAGATTGCTAGTTCAGTGTATAGGGAACACGGGAAACTACCGAAACATTTTCTGAAGGGTCTTGGGAACAACAAAGAGTTAATCGAGCTTCGAGCAAGAGTCGAAAATTTTGCCTCCCAGTTTGCAATGCCAGGCTTTGATGAATAA
- the LOC142531790 gene encoding expansin-A13-like, with protein MSVRRCRLLLLLTLPLLLLLHTKLVDSHYFPSTPSSAQLSEWKSARATYYASEDPQDTVGGACGFGDLDKNGYGKATAALSTVLFEKGQICGACFELRCVEDLRWCIPGTSIIVTATNFCAPNYGFDADGGGKCNPPNAHFVLPIEAFEKIAIWKASNMPVQYRRIGCRKEGGMRFTIGGAGIFLSVLISNVAGGGDVAAVKIKGSRTGWLTMGRNWGQNWHINADLKNQPLSFEITSGNGITITSYIVAPKNWDFGQSFEGKQFD; from the coding sequence ATGTCAGTTCGCCGCTGCCGCCTCCTCCTTCTCCTCACACTCCCTTTATTACTACTACTGCACACTAAGCTAGTAGATTCCCACTACTTCCCCTCCACCCCCTCATCCGCTCAACTGTCCGAGTGGAAGTCCGCTCGCGCAACCTACTACGCTTCCGAAGATCCCCAGGACACCGTCGGAGGAGCATGTGGATTTGGAGATTTGGACAAAAACGGCTACGGCAAAGCCACCGCTGCCCTCAGCACTGTCCTCTTCGAAAAGGGTCAGATCTGCGGCGCTTGCTTCGAGCTCCGCTGCGTGGAGGACCTCCGTTGGTGCATACCCGGCACATCCATAATCGTCACGGCCACCAATTTCTGCGCTCCCAACTACGGCTTCGACGCCGACGGCGGCGGCAAATGCAACCCCCCGAATGCCCATTTCGTCCTCCCCATCGAGGCCTTCGAGAAGATCGCAATATGGAAGGCTTCGAACATGCCCGTTCAGTACCGCAGAATCGGATGCAGGAAGGAAGGAGGGATGAGATTCACGATAGGCGGCGCCGGGATATTCTTGTCGGTGCTGATAAGCAATGTCGCCGGCGGAGGCGACGTGGCAGCGGTGAAAATAAAGGGCTCGAGAACTGGGTGGCTTACGATGGGGAGAAATTGGGGGCAGAATTGGCATATAAATGCGGATTTGAAGAATCAGCCTCTTTCTTTCGAGATTACGAGCGGCAATGGAATCACAATCACATCTTACATTGTAGCTCCCAAGAATTGGGATTTTGGGCAATCTTTTGAAGGCAAGCAGTTCGATTAA